In one window of Lacticaseibacillus casei DSM 20011 = JCM 1134 = ATCC 393 DNA:
- the pknB gene encoding Stk1 family PASTA domain-containing Ser/Thr kinase: MIEPGTILNERYKLIKTLGEGGMANVYLAHDLILDRDVAVKVLRLDLQNDPDTVRRFQREAMATSELVHPNIVSIYDVGESHGQQFLVMEYVKGSDLKHYIVEHFPIPYQRVVDMMEEILSAVQTAHDHNIIHRDLKPQNILIDANGHAKITDFGIAVALSENSMTMTNSLLGSVHYLSPEQARGSMPTRQSDIYALGIILFEMLTGSVPFEGDSAVSIALKHFQEEVPSVRAFDPHIPQALENVVFKATAKNPANRYTSAEAMASDLNTALSPARAHEAKYVIPKDDLDETRVVPIVPNGPTPPHNSDGGADQPASQAAPENRPKKKRRRWLIVAISAAVVLLLLIGIGVVTANQKADVAVPDLRGMTTTQAKTALKSARLKVGKYRYAYSTKVDKDLVIDSDPKRQVSVKESSSVNLILSRGQPRITLDNYVGQDYSDAKSDLQKRGVTVKEKLIKTNEAAAGKILSQSIKAGKKVIASKTTITFEVAEPVRVKKVNTSFALRDLTGYTEKSLRDYANEVGLKIVISQAYSDTVDTGMVISQNPAAGTQVQSGATVNVTISQGADPDEVKTVSKTISIPYQAPSAASGSASASASSSGVTPNGIQVFIGDKTHNISDINKTFNITADDQVTITLQVSKKYPGSYRVVRDGTVIAQEANITQ, from the coding sequence ATGATCGAGCCGGGGACGATTTTAAATGAACGCTATAAGCTCATCAAAACATTAGGCGAAGGCGGCATGGCCAACGTCTATTTAGCGCACGATCTTATCCTCGATCGTGACGTTGCGGTCAAGGTTTTGCGACTTGATTTACAAAACGATCCTGACACGGTTCGGCGGTTTCAACGTGAAGCTATGGCGACCAGCGAATTGGTGCACCCTAATATCGTGTCGATTTATGATGTGGGTGAAAGCCATGGTCAGCAGTTTCTGGTCATGGAGTATGTTAAAGGCTCTGATTTAAAGCATTATATCGTTGAGCATTTTCCGATTCCGTATCAGCGCGTTGTCGATATGATGGAAGAAATTCTGTCCGCCGTTCAGACGGCCCATGATCACAATATTATTCACCGCGATTTAAAACCGCAGAATATTTTGATTGATGCAAACGGGCATGCCAAAATTACTGATTTCGGGATTGCTGTCGCGCTATCGGAAAATTCCATGACGATGACCAATTCGTTATTGGGATCGGTTCATTATCTTTCCCCTGAGCAGGCTCGGGGGAGTATGCCCACGCGACAAAGCGACATTTATGCGCTCGGGATCATTCTTTTTGAAATGCTGACGGGGTCGGTTCCGTTTGAAGGTGATTCAGCGGTCTCAATTGCGTTGAAGCATTTTCAGGAAGAGGTTCCTTCAGTTCGAGCGTTTGATCCTCATATTCCGCAAGCCCTCGAGAATGTTGTCTTCAAAGCGACTGCCAAGAATCCTGCCAATCGGTATACCAGTGCCGAGGCCATGGCAAGCGATTTGAACACTGCCTTGAGTCCTGCCCGAGCGCATGAAGCCAAGTACGTGATTCCTAAGGACGATTTGGATGAAACGCGAGTTGTGCCGATCGTTCCTAATGGCCCAACTCCGCCGCACAATTCTGATGGCGGGGCGGATCAGCCCGCTAGTCAAGCTGCTCCTGAGAACCGGCCTAAAAAGAAGCGCCGCCGCTGGCTTATTGTGGCTATCAGTGCAGCCGTGGTTCTTTTGTTGCTGATCGGGATTGGCGTTGTGACAGCCAATCAAAAAGCAGATGTTGCTGTACCTGATTTACGCGGCATGACAACTACTCAGGCCAAGACAGCGCTAAAAAGTGCGCGGTTGAAGGTCGGAAAGTACCGCTATGCATACTCAACCAAGGTGGATAAGGATTTAGTCATCGATTCTGATCCGAAACGGCAAGTCAGCGTGAAAGAGTCGTCGAGCGTCAACCTGATTTTAAGTCGGGGACAACCGCGGATCACGCTGGATAATTATGTCGGGCAGGATTACAGCGATGCCAAGTCTGATCTGCAAAAACGGGGCGTGACTGTAAAAGAGAAGCTGATTAAAACAAACGAAGCGGCTGCAGGCAAGATTCTGTCTCAAAGTATCAAAGCCGGGAAAAAAGTGATTGCCAGCAAGACAACCATCACGTTTGAAGTTGCCGAGCCGGTTAGAGTCAAGAAGGTCAACACGTCGTTTGCGTTGCGTGACCTTACCGGATATACAGAAAAGAGTTTACGTGACTATGCTAATGAGGTTGGTTTAAAGATTGTCATCAGTCAAGCTTACTCCGACACGGTCGATACTGGCATGGTGATTAGTCAGAACCCGGCTGCAGGGACACAGGTTCAATCCGGAGCCACCGTGAATGTCACCATTTCCCAAGGTGCAGACCCTGATGAAGTCAAAACCGTTTCAAAAACTATTTCGATTCCGTACCAGGCACCATCTGCTGCTTCCGGTAGCGCGAGTGCCAGTGCAAGCAGCAGTGGCGTGACGCCAAATGGCATTCAGGTCTTTATTGGTGATAAGACACACAATATCAGTGACATCAATAAAACATTCAATATCACGGCAGATGACCAAGTCACGATTACGTTGCAAGTTAGCAAGAAGTATCCCGGCAGCTACCGCGTTGTGCGGGATGGCACAGTGATTGCGCAGGAGGCAAATATTACCCAATGA
- a CDS encoding Stp1/IreP family PP2C-type Ser/Thr phosphatase, protein MEFAYRTDIGRRRPNNQDYVGIFKNKSDATFALVADGMGGHRGGDVASEMAVSHLGYAFEKTDTAEIESIVRWLIFELQQENDMILQKAKQYTDLSGMGTTVVSVIISGSRFVVANIGDSRGYLYRNGHLIQITEDHSLVNELVKHGELTPEEAKRFPQRNVITRSLGVSSDVDADVTIYDMEYDDYLLLCSDGLTNMVDNESIATVLREDMPIGSKAQELILQANAAGGPDNISALIIHQDRREPS, encoded by the coding sequence ATGGAGTTTGCTTATCGCACGGACATCGGTCGGCGGCGACCAAATAATCAGGATTATGTCGGCATTTTCAAGAACAAATCCGACGCAACGTTTGCCTTAGTGGCTGATGGGATGGGTGGCCACCGCGGCGGCGATGTTGCCAGTGAAATGGCGGTCTCGCATCTTGGCTATGCGTTTGAAAAGACCGATACGGCGGAAATCGAGTCAATCGTGCGTTGGCTTATTTTTGAGTTGCAACAAGAAAATGACATGATTTTACAAAAAGCCAAGCAATACACTGATCTGTCTGGCATGGGAACAACCGTGGTGTCGGTCATTATCAGTGGCTCACGGTTTGTCGTGGCCAATATCGGTGATTCGCGCGGGTACCTTTATCGTAACGGACATCTGATTCAGATTACTGAGGATCATAGTTTGGTCAACGAGCTGGTGAAACATGGCGAACTGACGCCTGAAGAGGCCAAACGCTTTCCGCAACGGAATGTGATCACCCGTTCTTTAGGGGTCAGCAGCGATGTTGACGCTGACGTAACGATCTATGACATGGAGTATGATGATTACCTGTTGCTTTGTTCAGACGGCCTAACCAATATGGTTGACAACGAAAGCATTGCGACGGTTTTACGCGAGGATATGCCGATTGGCAGCAAGGCCCAGGAATTGATTCTTCAAGCCAATGCCGCTGGTGGACCGGATAATATTAGCGCCTTGATCATTCATCAGGATCGGAGGGAACCGTCATGA
- the rsmB gene encoding 16S rRNA (cytosine(967)-C(5))-methyltransferase RsmB, with product MKPNNPRLLAVQTLTRVVGKGGYSNLTLDHIITKYRLDSRDAGLLTNIVYGVIQHQLTLDYLLKPFVKNRQLDPWVRCLLQTAVYQLQYLDKVPARAVFFDSTEIAKQLGHQGIAKFVTGVLRQAQRTGFPDPASISDPIERLAITSSTPLWLVKKLQGQLGVAKTASVLAAINQPAHASIRVNTTKITPDALLKILQPSFPELRESPLTPIGLIAPGGHLAGTPEFAAGDYTMQDESSMLVAPSLDIQPGDAVLDACAAPGGKTTHIAQYLDPDQGGRVTALDLHANKIRLVQQNANRLGLADRVSAQMLDARQVDTTFAPESFDKILVDAPCSGLGLIRRKPEIKYTKQADDPRHLQQIQLAILNSVAPTLKIDGRLTYSTCTMVKEENQDVVTQFLAAHPEFEQVPVLTLKPLTKAHGAPALQLFPDDYDTDGFFIASMIRRK from the coding sequence ATGAAGCCAAATAATCCGCGATTGCTGGCAGTCCAGACGTTGACCCGCGTTGTGGGCAAAGGCGGTTATTCCAATCTGACCCTTGACCACATCATCACTAAGTATCGGCTTGACAGTCGGGATGCTGGTTTGCTGACCAACATTGTCTATGGGGTGATTCAGCATCAATTAACCTTAGACTACTTGTTGAAGCCGTTCGTCAAAAATCGCCAGCTGGATCCCTGGGTTCGGTGTTTGCTGCAAACTGCGGTCTATCAACTACAGTATTTAGATAAAGTGCCGGCGCGGGCAGTCTTTTTTGACAGCACCGAAATCGCCAAACAACTGGGCCATCAAGGCATTGCCAAGTTTGTGACCGGGGTGCTGCGGCAAGCACAGCGTACCGGTTTCCCGGATCCTGCAAGCATTAGCGATCCCATCGAGCGACTTGCTATCACCAGCAGCACGCCGCTTTGGCTTGTCAAGAAACTGCAGGGACAGTTGGGTGTCGCCAAAACAGCCAGCGTACTGGCGGCCATCAATCAGCCTGCGCATGCGTCAATTCGCGTCAATACCACCAAAATAACGCCGGATGCTTTGCTGAAAATCTTACAGCCGAGCTTTCCTGAACTACGGGAAAGCCCGCTGACGCCGATCGGCTTGATTGCTCCCGGCGGACATTTGGCGGGCACGCCGGAATTTGCTGCAGGGGATTACACCATGCAGGATGAAAGTTCGATGTTGGTGGCGCCGAGTCTGGATATTCAGCCAGGTGATGCAGTGTTGGATGCATGTGCGGCTCCTGGTGGCAAAACGACCCACATTGCCCAGTATCTTGATCCTGATCAAGGCGGACGTGTTACGGCATTGGACCTCCATGCCAACAAGATTCGGCTAGTTCAACAAAATGCCAATCGTTTGGGATTAGCCGATCGGGTTTCTGCCCAAATGTTGGATGCACGGCAAGTTGATACAACTTTTGCTCCTGAATCATTTGACAAGATTTTAGTTGATGCGCCTTGCTCCGGATTGGGACTGATTCGCCGTAAACCGGAAATCAAGTACACCAAACAGGCTGATGATCCGCGCCATTTACAACAGATTCAGTTGGCGATTCTTAATAGCGTGGCGCCCACATTAAAAATCGATGGCCGCCTGACGTATAGTACATGTACAATGGTGAAAGAGGAGAATCAGGATGTTGTCACGCAATTTTTGGCTGCTCATCCTGAATTTGAACAGGTGCCGGTTTTGACGCTCAAGCCATTAACCAAGGCGCATGGGGCACCGGCACTGCAACTATTTCCAGACGATTATGATACCGACGGCTTTTTCATTGCCAGTATGATTCGCCGTAAATGA
- the fmt gene encoding methionyl-tRNA formyltransferase, whose amino-acid sequence MTSVIFLGTPDFAVPILEGLIDQNYDVVAVMTQPDRKVGRKQKVAASPVKQTAVAHDIPVLQPEKLSGSPELAKAIALAPDLIVTAAYGQFLPTKFLQAAQIAAVNVHGSLLPKYRGGAPIQYSIINGDTETGVTIIEMVKKMDAGDMFAQAKLPLTRQDDTGTVFAKLSLLGCDLLLATLPKIIDNTATRTPQNPEKVTFAPTITKEQEHLNIHLPAQALDQWVRALRPDVGGYVYMNGQRTKLWAVTPLAEKTDLPAGSVVERSKHQLVVAAGDQTTFQIDELQPAGKGKQHIADYLNGPGRDLTVGQQVITDEAK is encoded by the coding sequence ATGACTTCAGTAATTTTCTTAGGTACACCCGATTTTGCGGTACCCATTCTAGAAGGTCTGATTGACCAAAACTATGATGTTGTGGCGGTCATGACCCAGCCAGATCGAAAAGTCGGCCGTAAGCAGAAGGTGGCTGCCAGTCCGGTTAAGCAGACTGCCGTTGCCCATGACATCCCCGTGTTACAGCCGGAAAAACTTAGCGGCAGTCCCGAATTAGCTAAGGCCATTGCTTTGGCGCCTGATTTAATCGTGACGGCAGCTTATGGGCAATTTTTGCCGACCAAGTTTTTGCAGGCGGCTCAAATTGCAGCAGTCAATGTTCACGGTTCCTTGTTGCCAAAATATCGCGGCGGCGCGCCGATTCAATACAGCATTATCAACGGTGATACCGAAACCGGCGTGACGATTATTGAAATGGTGAAGAAAATGGATGCCGGCGACATGTTTGCCCAAGCTAAGTTACCGTTAACTCGCCAAGATGATACCGGCACCGTTTTTGCTAAGCTGTCGTTGTTGGGCTGCGATTTGTTGTTGGCAACACTGCCGAAGATTATTGACAACACAGCAACCCGCACCCCGCAGAATCCGGAAAAAGTGACGTTTGCGCCAACGATTACCAAAGAACAGGAACATCTCAACATTCACTTACCGGCGCAGGCCTTGGATCAGTGGGTGCGTGCGCTTCGGCCTGATGTGGGCGGCTATGTTTACATGAATGGCCAGCGAACGAAACTGTGGGCAGTGACGCCATTGGCCGAAAAAACGGATTTGCCTGCTGGCAGTGTCGTAGAACGCAGCAAGCATCAATTGGTGGTGGCGGCTGGAGATCAGACCACTTTTCAAATTGACGAATTGCAGCCGGCCGGTAAAGGCAAACAACATATTGCCGATTATTTGAACGGTCCTGGCCGTGATTTGACAGTCGGACAGCAGGTGATCACCGATGAAGCCAAATAA
- the priA gene encoding primosomal protein N' produces the protein MATIAKVIVDVPTMQTDRPFDYLVPQRLDGALQAGMRVWVQFGKGDRKVSGMVVAIANQSQYDGELKPLLDVLDPAPVLNHEMLGLSKWLAETTYSFWIACMQTMLPTMLKIDAVKVAEPLGLSADERTRYFGQADSVAMNTLSDEQQIALMKLAQAGKVAISYIKKDRARVKKVFYLVPQLSPEQAEEQKNQVRKNAVKQLELLSFIKTWLAEHQRPLLTEVEHRHHLTKSVINQAVAKGWLKLEAHETYRDPYPQLQHQPLTQPLPLTDEQEAVVKTINAAVKSKEPKTFLLEGVTGSGKTEVYLQVIAQVLAAGQTALMLVPEIALTPQMVDRVKGRFGMHVAVMHSGLSDGEKYDEWRRIARGEAQVVVGARSAAFAPLKHIGVFIMDEEHETSYKQDSTPRYHARDVLLKRAQIHHAPVVLGSATPSLESRARAEKGVYTLLRLPHRINDQPLPPVHIVDMRESFAQGGQEDFSAPLLDALKLRLQRHEQSVLLLNRRGYSSFVMCRDCGYVAKCPNCDISLTLHMDTHTLKCHYCGHEEAIPCRCPQCGSDKIRYFGTGTQKVEAQLQKLLPDARILRMDVDTTRRKGGHARILNTFGAHQADILLGTQMIAKGLDFPDVTLVGVINADTALGLPDFRASEKTFQLLTQVSGRAGRADKPGEVFVQTFNPDHYAIQYAKRQDYEGFFRQEMAVRHQGNYPPYFFSTKIGVSHVDETQAAKAIFSLAKELRDRLSDQVIMLGPTPGPIARLKNRYIYQIVLKYKHEPTLAETLQHILEETQQSSRQGFQVTIDPEPLSFV, from the coding sequence TTGGCAACGATTGCCAAAGTGATTGTGGATGTTCCGACCATGCAAACTGATCGGCCGTTTGATTACCTGGTGCCACAACGTTTGGATGGTGCACTTCAAGCAGGCATGCGCGTTTGGGTGCAATTTGGCAAAGGCGATCGCAAAGTCAGTGGCATGGTTGTGGCCATTGCCAATCAAAGTCAATATGATGGCGAACTTAAGCCGCTCCTGGATGTACTCGATCCGGCGCCGGTGCTTAATCACGAAATGCTAGGATTGTCCAAATGGCTAGCGGAAACCACCTATTCATTTTGGATTGCCTGCATGCAAACGATGCTGCCAACGATGCTAAAAATCGATGCCGTCAAGGTAGCTGAACCACTAGGGTTGTCTGCTGATGAGCGCACGCGGTATTTCGGTCAAGCAGATAGCGTCGCCATGAATACATTAAGTGATGAGCAACAGATTGCCCTGATGAAGTTGGCACAGGCCGGCAAAGTGGCGATTTCTTACATCAAAAAAGATCGTGCGCGCGTCAAGAAGGTCTTTTATCTTGTGCCGCAGTTGTCACCTGAGCAGGCTGAGGAGCAAAAAAATCAGGTACGCAAAAACGCCGTCAAACAGCTGGAACTGCTTTCCTTCATCAAAACCTGGTTGGCGGAACATCAGCGCCCCTTGTTAACGGAAGTGGAGCATCGCCATCACCTGACAAAATCGGTTATTAATCAGGCAGTGGCAAAAGGCTGGCTGAAACTAGAAGCGCATGAAACCTACCGTGATCCTTATCCGCAACTTCAGCATCAGCCATTGACGCAACCATTGCCGCTCACAGACGAGCAGGAGGCAGTGGTCAAAACCATTAACGCGGCCGTTAAATCTAAGGAACCTAAGACGTTCTTGTTGGAAGGCGTCACCGGTTCCGGTAAAACTGAAGTCTATCTTCAGGTGATTGCCCAAGTGCTAGCGGCTGGGCAGACAGCCTTGATGCTGGTGCCCGAAATTGCGCTCACGCCACAGATGGTGGATCGCGTCAAAGGTCGGTTTGGCATGCACGTGGCGGTGATGCACTCAGGCTTGTCAGATGGGGAAAAGTACGACGAATGGCGGCGAATTGCCCGCGGCGAAGCCCAAGTGGTCGTCGGCGCCCGCTCTGCTGCTTTTGCGCCGTTGAAGCATATTGGCGTCTTCATCATGGATGAGGAACACGAAACCAGTTATAAGCAAGACTCCACGCCACGTTACCATGCACGTGACGTCTTGTTAAAACGGGCGCAGATTCATCATGCACCGGTCGTTTTAGGCTCCGCAACGCCTTCACTGGAATCACGTGCCCGAGCGGAAAAAGGCGTCTATACACTGTTACGGTTGCCGCATCGAATCAATGATCAACCATTACCACCGGTTCACATTGTGGATATGCGTGAAAGCTTTGCGCAAGGTGGGCAAGAAGACTTTTCCGCGCCGCTGTTGGACGCTTTGAAGTTACGGCTGCAGCGTCATGAGCAAAGTGTGTTGCTGCTGAATCGCCGTGGCTATTCGAGTTTTGTTATGTGTCGGGATTGCGGTTATGTTGCAAAATGTCCAAATTGTGACATCAGCCTCACGTTACACATGGATACGCACACGTTGAAGTGTCATTATTGCGGCCATGAAGAGGCCATTCCGTGCCGCTGCCCGCAGTGTGGTTCGGATAAAATCCGTTACTTCGGCACCGGTACGCAAAAAGTGGAAGCACAATTGCAAAAGTTGCTGCCAGATGCCCGGATTTTGCGTATGGATGTGGATACCACGCGACGCAAGGGTGGTCATGCGCGGATCTTGAATACTTTTGGGGCCCACCAGGCAGATATTTTGTTAGGCACCCAAATGATTGCCAAAGGATTGGATTTCCCTGACGTAACACTGGTTGGCGTGATTAATGCCGATACGGCGCTAGGCTTGCCGGATTTTCGGGCAAGTGAGAAGACGTTTCAGTTGTTGACGCAGGTCAGTGGCCGTGCCGGGCGCGCTGATAAGCCTGGCGAAGTATTTGTACAGACCTTTAACCCGGATCATTACGCCATTCAATATGCCAAGCGTCAGGATTACGAAGGCTTCTTTCGGCAGGAAATGGCGGTTCGTCATCAGGGCAATTATCCGCCGTACTTCTTTTCGACTAAGATCGGTGTCAGTCATGTCGATGAAACCCAAGCTGCTAAAGCCATTTTTTCGCTGGCAAAGGAGCTACGCGATCGGTTATCCGATCAAGTGATCATGCTTGGCCCGACGCCCGGACCGATTGCCCGTTTGAAAAATCGCTATATTTATCAAATCGTTTTAAAATACAAGCATGAGCCGACGTTGGCTGAAACATTGCAACACATTCTTGAAGAAACCCAACAAAGCAGTCGTCAAGGCTTTCAGGTGACGATTGATCCCGAACCACTTTCATTTGTGTAA
- the coaBC gene encoding bifunctional phosphopantothenoylcysteine decarboxylase/phosphopantothenate--cysteine ligase CoaBC → MKKQQIALFVTGGIAAYKTPLLVRALVKAGHDVRVAMTTSAEKFVTPETLAIVSKHAVLTDGHEFDHPEHVAHVALARWADLGVIVPATANTLAKLAAGMADNVVTTTLLAMAAPKLMVPAMNDQMWQNPQTQHNITKLTEQQGYLLLPPATGQLAEGYVGVGRMPEPDQIALYIESLDEPLLKGRHIIVSAGGTKERLDPVRFLTNDSSGKMGTAIANAAAGAGATVTLVTTKQLPVVPGVTVKPVTSAQSMADAIMNEFAEADAVVMAAGVADYRAPTISDHKLKKVDANSGLTLTLVQNPDILATLGQKKTHQLVIGFAAETNDLLANAQVKLTKKKADMIVANAVDATHGFNADTDAVTLLRPNQPPVTLPEMSKQQVATALVKQLATMLPKQKG, encoded by the coding sequence ATGAAGAAGCAACAGATAGCCCTGTTTGTCACTGGCGGCATTGCTGCTTACAAAACGCCGTTGCTGGTCCGGGCGTTAGTAAAAGCGGGCCATGATGTGCGCGTTGCGATGACAACAAGTGCTGAAAAGTTTGTCACGCCGGAAACACTTGCAATTGTCAGCAAGCACGCCGTTTTAACCGATGGACATGAATTTGACCATCCCGAACATGTCGCTCACGTGGCTTTGGCTCGTTGGGCCGACTTAGGCGTTATTGTGCCAGCCACGGCGAATACCCTGGCAAAACTGGCGGCAGGCATGGCCGATAACGTTGTGACGACAACCTTGTTAGCAATGGCCGCTCCCAAGCTCATGGTGCCGGCTATGAACGATCAAATGTGGCAAAATCCTCAAACACAACACAATATAACCAAGCTAACCGAGCAGCAGGGGTATCTTTTACTGCCACCGGCAACCGGCCAGTTAGCAGAAGGCTATGTCGGCGTTGGGCGAATGCCAGAACCAGATCAGATTGCTCTTTACATCGAAAGCCTTGATGAACCGCTGCTAAAAGGCCGGCATATTATCGTGTCAGCCGGGGGCACCAAGGAGCGATTGGATCCGGTGCGATTTTTAACCAATGATTCATCTGGCAAAATGGGGACCGCTATTGCCAATGCAGCGGCTGGTGCCGGGGCTACTGTCACGCTGGTCACAACGAAGCAATTGCCAGTTGTTCCTGGCGTGACGGTTAAACCGGTGACAAGCGCTCAGTCGATGGCAGATGCCATTATGAATGAGTTTGCAGAGGCCGATGCTGTTGTCATGGCGGCAGGAGTGGCGGATTACCGCGCACCGACCATTAGTGACCATAAACTCAAAAAAGTTGACGCCAATAGCGGCTTAACGTTGACCTTAGTTCAGAATCCGGATATTCTGGCGACGTTAGGCCAAAAGAAAACCCATCAGTTGGTGATTGGGTTTGCCGCTGAAACCAATGACTTGTTGGCGAATGCCCAAGTCAAACTAACGAAGAAAAAAGCAGATATGATCGTTGCCAATGCGGTTGATGCAACGCATGGGTTCAATGCCGATACGGATGCGGTGACTTTATTGCGGCCAAACCAGCCGCCAGTGACATTACCAGAGATGTCCAAGCAACAAGTGGCCACCGCGCTGGTCAAACAGCTAGCAACGATGTTACCGAAACAAAAGGGGTGA
- the rpoZ gene encoding DNA-directed RNA polymerase subunit omega produces MIIYPSIDKLLEKVPSRYSLAVLAAKRAHELESGDLKMLSDYKSDKSVGKALEEIAAGDVVIDPKSKLLERDAEKLDHKEQA; encoded by the coding sequence ATGATTATTTATCCTTCTATTGACAAGTTACTGGAAAAAGTACCTTCCCGCTATTCGCTAGCGGTATTGGCTGCAAAACGCGCTCATGAACTCGAATCCGGGGATCTGAAAATGTTGTCTGATTATAAATCTGACAAGAGTGTCGGCAAAGCACTTGAAGAAATTGCCGCGGGTGACGTGGTCATCGATCCAAAGTCCAAGTTACTCGAACGCGATGCTGAAAAGCTGGATCACAAGGAACAAGCATAA
- the gmk gene encoding guanylate kinase, whose translation MHERGMLIVLSGPSGVGKGTVRQAMLNGNYRDFQYSISMTTRQMRPGEVDGVDYYFRTKAQFEHEIATGGMLEYAKYVDNYYGTPLKYVNETLDSGRDVLLEIEVNGAMQVRKKCPNGVFIFLTPPDLGELRHRLKGRGTDDDETIDKRIRKAASEITMMENYDYAVVNDKVDLAVKRIERIIESEHLRVPRVIDRYKGMLASADLAR comes from the coding sequence ATGCACGAACGGGGGATGCTGATTGTTTTGTCTGGCCCTAGTGGTGTCGGCAAAGGAACAGTTCGGCAGGCCATGTTGAATGGCAACTATCGGGATTTTCAATATTCAATTTCAATGACCACACGCCAAATGCGGCCCGGTGAGGTTGACGGTGTTGATTATTATTTCAGAACCAAGGCGCAGTTTGAGCACGAAATTGCGACAGGTGGTATGCTGGAATATGCGAAGTACGTGGATAACTACTATGGTACGCCGCTGAAATATGTGAATGAGACGCTTGATTCCGGGCGTGATGTGTTACTTGAAATCGAAGTCAATGGTGCGATGCAAGTGCGCAAGAAATGTCCCAATGGCGTTTTTATTTTCCTGACGCCACCAGACTTAGGTGAGTTGCGTCATCGGCTAAAAGGCCGTGGTACCGATGACGATGAAACGATTGATAAACGCATTCGCAAGGCGGCTTCGGAAATCACGATGATGGAAAACTACGATTATGCAGTGGTCAATGACAAGGTTGATTTGGCTGTAAAACGGATTGAACGCATCATTGAAAGCGAACATTTACGGGTGCCACGCGTGATTGATCGTTATAAAGGCATGTTGGCAAGCGCCGACTTAGCCAGATAA
- a CDS encoding patatin-like phospholipase family protein: MTLAIVFGGGAAHGAYQAGVWTVLGPQLAPTFVIGSSIGAINAAATARMTPFQLARWWQYFTARKMTGPVFARRNFVPLLDQMLKMPKRDDRAVLVVTTSLPDFKAHVTRLDVLDAVDAREWLLASSAMPGVFTPIKRQDVNFVDGGVVNDLPVDLARDIGADFVVAISGEGIGRIGHDHGDCYLKPSRRLPQLFDFRPSAIAAMLELGRQDAKKALPSMTFLLPHQ; the protein is encoded by the coding sequence TTGACCCTTGCAATTGTTTTCGGTGGTGGCGCGGCGCATGGCGCATATCAGGCAGGTGTGTGGACTGTTTTGGGTCCGCAACTGGCACCGACTTTTGTGATCGGTTCTTCAATCGGAGCCATTAACGCGGCGGCAACAGCCCGCATGACGCCATTCCAATTAGCCCGCTGGTGGCAATATTTTACGGCACGCAAAATGACCGGACCGGTGTTTGCACGGCGGAATTTTGTTCCACTGCTTGATCAAATGCTGAAGATGCCTAAACGCGATGATCGAGCGGTGCTGGTTGTGACAACCTCGCTGCCGGATTTTAAAGCTCATGTCACTAGGTTAGACGTGCTTGATGCCGTGGATGCCAGAGAATGGTTATTAGCATCAAGTGCCATGCCGGGTGTGTTCACGCCGATCAAACGACAAGACGTTAATTTTGTGGATGGTGGCGTGGTCAATGATTTACCGGTTGATCTTGCCAGAGATATCGGTGCTGATTTTGTCGTGGCGATTAGTGGTGAAGGCATTGGCCGCATCGGTCATGATCACGGCGATTGCTATCTAAAACCCAGTCGCCGGTTGCCGCAGCTCTTTGATTTTCGGCCAAGTGCCATCGCTGCCATGTTGGAATTGGGTCGTCAGGATGCCAAAAAAGCGTTACCCAGCATGACGTTTTTGTTACCACATCAATGA